The following are encoded in a window of Arthrobacter antioxidans genomic DNA:
- a CDS encoding lantibiotic dehydratase C-terminal domain-containing protein, giving the protein MSQLTAVRTASRTVVSTQWWHLSLSTGGFDVADGIIEELVTPLVAQAQALGAKRWYFTRGEDPSTGVMGQVRLSIHAHPRVLEPLRSFQRALQDRSARSVPRLTVRQHFTAPASNTYYSGGREMADPQLEANLVKYGGVEGLHLAEEVFELGSELALWGTQRFPRLQNRSALAALLLFDSAQSMMRGPRSAGWPDRRRLSWDFYWDSHLRACTADVGPRASGVREAMAAQVAAKAPGFHALMAATASESAVQNWRRRWFRALDTYLYRADKVRVSRSAQHLTVYQAHMALNRLGFAAREEAALGLYARSWKPVAGPVRAARTTL; this is encoded by the coding sequence ATGAGCCAGCTGACCGCCGTTCGTACCGCCTCACGGACGGTCGTCAGCACTCAGTGGTGGCATCTCTCCCTCTCGACGGGTGGCTTCGATGTAGCGGACGGCATCATCGAAGAACTGGTCACCCCGCTGGTGGCGCAGGCCCAGGCGCTCGGCGCCAAGCGCTGGTACTTCACGCGGGGCGAGGACCCGTCGACGGGCGTCATGGGACAGGTCAGACTCAGCATCCATGCCCACCCCCGCGTCCTCGAACCCCTGCGCAGCTTTCAGCGGGCACTCCAGGACCGTAGCGCCAGGAGCGTACCCCGGCTGACGGTCCGCCAGCATTTCACCGCTCCCGCCAGCAACACCTACTATTCCGGCGGTCGGGAGATGGCCGATCCGCAGCTCGAGGCCAACCTCGTCAAGTACGGCGGGGTGGAGGGTCTGCACCTCGCCGAGGAGGTCTTCGAACTCGGTTCCGAACTCGCCCTCTGGGGGACCCAGCGCTTCCCCCGCCTGCAGAACCGCTCCGCGCTCGCGGCGCTGCTCCTCTTCGACTCCGCGCAGAGCATGATGCGCGGCCCGCGTTCCGCGGGATGGCCGGACCGCCGGCGACTCTCCTGGGACTTCTACTGGGACAGCCACCTGCGCGCGTGCACGGCCGACGTCGGCCCACGCGCGTCGGGGGTCCGGGAGGCGATGGCCGCGCAGGTCGCCGCGAAGGCCCCCGGCTTCCACGCGCTCATGGCGGCCACGGCGTCCGAATCCGCCGTGCAGAACTGGCGGCGGCGCTGGTTCCGCGCCCTCGACACCTATCTGTACCGGGCCGACAAGGTCCGCGTCAGCCGCAGCGCCCAGCATCTGACCGTGTACCAGGCGCACATGGCGCTGAACCGCCTGGGCTTCGCTGCCCGCGAGGAGGCGGCACTGGGTTTGTATGCGCGGAGCTGGAAGCCGGTGGCCGGCCCGGTCCGCGCGGCGCGCACCACCCTGTAG
- the pdhA gene encoding pyruvate dehydrogenase (acetyl-transferring) E1 component subunit alpha produces MSGSRVPAAEFEVEEVLRAAHSAIGEQREASVDMLQVLAPDGTMAGGLTAEIDGEMIDFSPYLAATDAAHLCSLYRDMFLIRRFDQESTALQRQGQLALWVPLTGQEAAQIGSGRALQPQDYAFPTYREHGVALTRGVEPAEILRLFRGVTNGGWDPRERNFHLYTLVLAAQSLHAVGYAMGIQRDQLADPSLPEAASVAYFGDGASSEGDIHESMVFAASFNAPVVFFCQNNQWAISVPAAVQTRVPLARRAEGYGFPGVRVDGNDVVAVEAVTRWALDHARSGKGPVLIEAYTYRMSAHTTADDPTKYRLSGDEQEWQPRDPLVRLEAHLRTQGLADDAFFDELTAEARSMATALRDAVLSMTVPDMESRFASVYAEPHPLVQEELRFFQQYEAGFVDEGKHD; encoded by the coding sequence ATGAGCGGCAGTCGTGTGCCTGCAGCGGAGTTCGAGGTCGAGGAGGTCCTGCGCGCAGCCCACTCCGCGATCGGCGAGCAGCGGGAGGCGTCGGTGGACATGCTCCAGGTCCTCGCCCCCGACGGAACGATGGCCGGCGGCCTGACCGCGGAGATCGACGGCGAGATGATCGATTTCTCGCCCTATCTCGCCGCGACGGACGCAGCCCACCTATGCTCGCTCTACCGGGACATGTTCCTGATCCGGCGCTTCGACCAGGAGTCCACGGCCCTCCAGCGCCAGGGGCAGCTGGCGCTCTGGGTGCCGCTGACGGGCCAGGAAGCCGCGCAGATCGGGTCCGGCCGCGCGCTGCAGCCCCAGGACTACGCCTTCCCGACCTACCGGGAGCACGGCGTCGCCCTGACCCGCGGCGTCGAGCCGGCGGAGATCCTCCGCCTGTTCAGGGGAGTGACGAACGGCGGGTGGGACCCCCGCGAGCGGAACTTCCACCTCTACACGCTCGTCCTCGCCGCGCAGTCCCTGCACGCCGTCGGCTACGCGATGGGCATCCAGCGGGACCAGCTCGCCGACCCCTCGCTGCCGGAGGCGGCCTCCGTCGCCTACTTCGGTGACGGCGCGAGCTCCGAGGGGGACATCCATGAGTCCATGGTGTTCGCGGCGTCCTTCAACGCCCCCGTGGTGTTCTTCTGCCAGAACAACCAGTGGGCCATCTCCGTCCCCGCGGCCGTCCAGACCAGGGTGCCCCTCGCGCGGCGGGCCGAGGGATACGGGTTCCCCGGCGTCCGCGTGGACGGCAACGACGTCGTCGCCGTGGAAGCCGTGACGCGCTGGGCCCTCGACCACGCCCGGTCCGGGAAGGGTCCCGTCCTGATCGAGGCATACACCTACCGGATGAGCGCGCACACCACGGCCGACGACCCCACGAAGTACCGGCTGTCCGGAGACGAGCAGGAGTGGCAGCCGCGGGACCCGCTGGTCCGCCTGGAGGCCCACCTGCGCACGCAGGGCCTGGCCGACGACGCGTTCTTCGACGAGCTGACCGCCGAGGCCCGCTCCATGGCCACCGCCCTCCGCGACGCCGTGCTGTCCATGACGGTGCCGGACATGGAGAGCCGCTTCGCCAGCGTGTACGCCGAGCCGCACCCCCTCGTGCAGGAGGAACTCCGCTTCTTCCAGCAGTACGAGGCCGGGTTCGTCGATGAAGGGAAGCACGACTGA
- a CDS encoding NADPH-dependent FMN reductase, whose amino-acid sequence MTTTILTLVGSLREGSINRQLAEAATAHAPEAVDVVTFDALNDVPFYNEDIDNDADRPQAADALRAAAADADAVLLVSPEYNGSMPAVLKNAIDWLSRPYGAGALSSKPAAVIGSAFGQYGGVWAHDEARRSLGVAGATVLDEARLSIGSSITRFAEVHPKDDAEVSGLVTGVLMALAGAAAPVAA is encoded by the coding sequence ATGACCACCACGATCCTGACCCTCGTCGGAAGCCTGCGCGAGGGTTCCATCAACCGCCAGCTCGCGGAGGCGGCCACCGCACATGCCCCCGAAGCCGTCGACGTCGTCACGTTCGATGCGCTGAACGACGTCCCGTTCTACAACGAGGACATCGACAACGACGCCGACCGCCCCCAGGCCGCCGACGCCCTCCGCGCCGCGGCAGCCGACGCGGACGCCGTCCTGCTCGTCTCCCCCGAATACAACGGCAGCATGCCGGCGGTGCTGAAGAACGCCATCGACTGGCTCTCCCGCCCCTACGGCGCCGGTGCGCTCTCGAGCAAGCCCGCCGCCGTCATCGGCTCCGCCTTCGGCCAGTACGGCGGGGTGTGGGCCCACGACGAGGCCCGCCGCTCCCTCGGCGTCGCAGGTGCCACGGTGCTCGACGAAGCCCGGCTCTCCATCGGCAGCTCGATCACGCGCTTCGCCGAGGTGCACCCGAAGGACGACGCCGAGGTCTCCGGTCTGGTCACCGGGGTCCTGATGGCCCTCGCTGGCGCGGCCGCGCCCGTCGCGGCCTGA
- a CDS encoding helix-turn-helix transcriptional regulator codes for MLGATSLEVYRYAVGHPGWTRAEASEALGLTLRRIDEAVGELSDRRLLSPQAGSPDGLVAVSPDVALADLVDADERELQELKARISAQRRELSSLLPTFLDARKHILASTSVETLEDPHLIHRVLIDYGRDVTEKVYIAQPGQGSTADVHEESVRKDLELLEHGVRRRTLYDTSTRDHVPTRKAVEAIAAGGGEFGVLPFIPLRMLIFDEKLALVGRQLTRDDKAALVIRDHSLINIFTRLFDIAWELSEAFLCPQQVGSPLSAMQRSIIQGLANGLSDESIARRLDINVRTCRRHIAWMLETLRADSRFQAALKARDAGWV; via the coding sequence ATGCTGGGTGCGACGTCACTCGAGGTGTACCGGTACGCCGTGGGACACCCCGGCTGGACGCGCGCCGAGGCCTCCGAGGCCCTCGGGCTGACACTGCGCCGCATCGACGAGGCCGTCGGCGAGCTGTCCGACCGTCGACTGCTCAGCCCGCAGGCCGGAAGCCCGGACGGACTCGTCGCGGTCTCACCCGACGTCGCCCTCGCCGACCTCGTCGACGCGGACGAGCGCGAGTTGCAGGAGCTCAAGGCGCGCATCAGCGCCCAGCGGCGTGAACTGTCCAGCCTCCTGCCCACTTTCCTCGACGCCCGCAAGCACATCCTCGCCAGCACGTCGGTGGAGACCCTGGAGGACCCGCATCTCATCCACCGGGTCCTCATCGACTACGGGCGCGACGTCACCGAGAAGGTGTACATCGCGCAGCCCGGCCAGGGATCGACGGCGGACGTCCACGAGGAGAGCGTCCGGAAGGATCTCGAACTCCTCGAACACGGGGTGCGACGGCGGACCCTGTACGACACGAGTACGCGCGACCATGTGCCGACCCGCAAGGCTGTCGAGGCGATCGCCGCGGGCGGCGGCGAGTTCGGCGTCCTCCCGTTCATCCCCCTGCGCATGCTCATCTTCGATGAGAAGCTGGCCCTGGTGGGCCGCCAGCTCACGCGCGACGACAAGGCCGCCCTGGTCATCCGGGACCACAGCCTGATCAACATCTTCACGCGCCTGTTCGACATCGCGTGGGAGCTCAGCGAGGCCTTCCTCTGCCCGCAGCAGGTCGGATCGCCCTTGAGCGCGATGCAGCGCTCCATCATCCAGGGCCTCGCGAACGGCCTGTCCGACGAGTCGATCGCGCGGCGCCTGGATATCAATGTGAGGACCTGCCGTCGGCACATCGCCTGGATGCTGGAGACGCTGCGGGCGGACAGCCGCTTCCAGGCAGCCCTGAAGGCGCGCGACGCGGGATGGGTCTGA
- a CDS encoding PLP-dependent aminotransferase family protein has protein sequence MTSSSETPTDFLPAETEAALERAVDSAARHDELFSLRAANIKQSAVRDVFDISIRPGLVSLAGGSPYLKSLPLEDLGRTAQKIIAEHGLEALQYGGGQGMDELRRLVCDVMAAEGIEGASPEDIVITTGSQSAQDVAAKVFCDPGDVILCEDPTYVGALNTFEAYEVDVVTVPMDDAGLIPDELDRVIGELQAQGRSIKLLYTIPSFNNPSGITMAADRRQRVVDICRDHNILVLEDNPYGMLRFDGEPLKPMRADNPDDVIYLGSFSKIFAPGVRLGWALVPRHLYRRFYLACEAVVLCPSPLTQMLVSAYLTEYDWRGHLTSMRSLYRERCEAMLGALAEAFPEGVHWTTPDGGFFVWVTLPEGIDTYPLLYTAIDAGVVFIPGAAFTPSDEPSNKLRLAFSAVSPEDIVEGVRRLAPILRGAIEQNR, from the coding sequence GTGACGTCCTCCAGCGAGACCCCGACCGACTTCCTGCCCGCCGAGACCGAAGCAGCCCTCGAACGCGCCGTCGATTCCGCCGCGCGCCACGACGAGCTCTTCTCGCTGCGCGCAGCCAACATCAAGCAGTCGGCGGTACGTGACGTCTTCGACATCTCCATCCGCCCGGGCCTCGTCTCCCTCGCGGGCGGGAGCCCGTACCTGAAGTCCCTGCCGCTCGAGGACCTCGGCCGGACCGCCCAGAAGATCATCGCCGAGCACGGGCTCGAGGCCCTGCAGTACGGCGGCGGCCAGGGCATGGACGAGCTCCGGCGGCTCGTCTGCGACGTCATGGCGGCCGAGGGTATCGAGGGCGCGAGCCCCGAGGACATCGTGATCACCACGGGCTCCCAGTCGGCGCAGGACGTCGCGGCGAAGGTCTTCTGCGACCCCGGGGACGTGATCCTCTGCGAGGACCCGACCTACGTGGGCGCCCTCAACACGTTCGAGGCCTACGAGGTCGACGTCGTCACCGTCCCCATGGACGACGCCGGGCTCATCCCCGACGAGCTCGACCGGGTCATCGGGGAGCTCCAGGCGCAGGGCCGCTCGATCAAGCTGCTGTACACGATCCCCAGCTTCAACAACCCGAGCGGCATCACGATGGCCGCGGATCGTCGCCAGCGGGTCGTCGACATCTGCCGCGACCACAACATCCTCGTCCTCGAGGACAACCCCTACGGCATGCTGCGCTTCGACGGCGAGCCGCTGAAGCCCATGCGCGCGGACAACCCCGACGACGTCATCTACCTGGGCTCCTTCTCGAAGATCTTCGCGCCCGGCGTGCGGCTCGGCTGGGCCCTGGTACCCAGGCACCTCTACCGCCGGTTCTACCTCGCCTGCGAGGCCGTGGTGCTGTGCCCGTCCCCGCTCACGCAGATGCTCGTGAGCGCCTACCTCACCGAGTACGACTGGCGCGGGCACCTGACCTCGATGCGCAGCCTCTACCGCGAGCGGTGCGAGGCCATGCTCGGCGCCCTCGCCGAGGCGTTCCCGGAGGGCGTCCACTGGACCACACCGGACGGCGGGTTCTTCGTCTGGGTCACCCTGCCGGAGGGCATCGACACCTACCCGCTGCTCTACACGGCGATCGACGCCGGCGTCGTGTTCATCCCGGGCGCCGCCTTCACGCCGTCGGACGAGCCCTCCAACAAGCTCCGGCTGGCCTTCAGCGCCGTCTCACCGGAGGACATCGTCGAGGGCGTCCGCCGCCTGGCGCCGATCCTGCGCGGAGCGATCGAGCAGAACAGGTAA
- a CDS encoding Gfo/Idh/MocA family oxidoreductase, translating to MGFGHGGSVFHAPLIRHEPGLDLAVVVTPSPERREAARAAYPTVLVAATLDDALQAVPDLGLAVIATPHATHAPLAAAALARGLHVVVDKPLVVHADDGGRLIDAARAAGTLLVPFHNRRWDGDFLTVRAVVAAGGLGEVRFFESAMESWKPSISKPWKRAAGPADGGGVLYDLGSHLIDQALALFGPAVPVYAELRSDRGGAAEDSAFLVLRHDGGVTSHLHAGTLAPLARPRFRVTGAQGGLTITGTDPQEALLAAGVPPDGLVDAADALMVPPRGMMGRDTDAEALVVGPGRYPDFYAGLVTALHGDGPPPVQAVEALDVVRLIEEVHAAYPLRLRGP from the coding sequence GTGGGTTTCGGCCATGGCGGCAGCGTCTTCCACGCACCGCTGATCCGGCACGAGCCCGGACTGGATCTCGCCGTCGTCGTCACGCCGAGCCCGGAGCGCCGGGAGGCCGCGCGGGCCGCATATCCGACCGTCCTGGTGGCCGCCACGCTCGACGACGCGCTCCAGGCCGTGCCGGACCTCGGCCTGGCCGTCATCGCCACCCCGCACGCCACGCACGCGCCGCTGGCCGCCGCGGCGCTCGCGCGGGGCCTGCACGTGGTGGTCGACAAGCCCCTCGTGGTGCACGCCGACGACGGCGGGCGGCTCATCGACGCAGCACGCGCAGCCGGCACGCTCCTCGTGCCGTTCCACAACCGACGGTGGGACGGGGACTTCCTGACGGTGCGGGCAGTGGTCGCGGCGGGGGGCCTGGGCGAGGTGCGCTTCTTCGAATCGGCGATGGAGTCGTGGAAGCCGTCCATCAGCAAGCCGTGGAAGCGCGCCGCCGGGCCGGCGGACGGAGGTGGCGTGCTCTACGACCTCGGCTCGCACCTGATCGACCAGGCGCTCGCCCTCTTCGGGCCGGCGGTCCCCGTGTACGCCGAACTGCGCAGCGACCGCGGTGGAGCGGCCGAGGACTCGGCGTTCCTCGTCCTGCGGCATGACGGCGGGGTCACCAGCCATCTGCACGCGGGGACCCTCGCGCCGCTCGCCCGGCCCCGCTTCCGTGTGACCGGGGCGCAGGGCGGACTGACGATCACGGGCACGGACCCGCAGGAGGCACTGCTCGCGGCGGGCGTGCCGCCGGACGGCCTCGTGGACGCGGCCGATGCCCTGATGGTGCCGCCCCGGGGCATGATGGGGCGCGACACGGACGCCGAGGCGCTCGTCGTCGGCCCCGGCCGGTACCCGGACTTCTACGCCGGACTCGTCACGGCCCTCCACGGGGACGGGCCGCCGCCCGTGCAGGCGGTCGAGGCCCTCGACGTCGTGCGGCTGATCGAAGAGGTCCACGCCGCGTACCCGCTCAGGCTGCGGGGCCCCTGA
- a CDS encoding TetR/AcrR family transcriptional regulator gives MQGEELLRVTGDDGERTDAARNRRLILDAAAEIVATCGPERLTTDAVARRAGVGKGTVFRRFGNRAGLMHALADEAGRSFQHAFMAGPPPLGPGAPPLERLIAFGEASIERMRFDGQILRAAEQQGGPDLEHPTQQLTRLHLSVLLRGLHVQDPELGAYQLSAFLNAGLLLHLQEHRGMSNARLAASWRALVSALAADAARPRAGGGPL, from the coding sequence ATGCAGGGCGAGGAATTGCTCCGGGTCACGGGCGACGACGGAGAGCGGACCGATGCGGCACGCAACCGCCGTCTCATCCTCGATGCCGCGGCCGAGATCGTCGCGACCTGTGGTCCCGAGCGGCTGACGACGGATGCCGTGGCGCGGCGGGCAGGAGTGGGCAAGGGCACCGTCTTCCGGAGGTTCGGCAACAGGGCCGGCCTCATGCACGCGCTCGCCGACGAGGCAGGGCGTTCCTTCCAGCACGCCTTCATGGCCGGCCCTCCTCCCCTGGGGCCGGGCGCGCCACCCCTCGAGCGGCTGATCGCCTTCGGCGAGGCGAGTATCGAACGCATGCGGTTCGACGGGCAGATCCTCCGGGCGGCCGAGCAGCAGGGCGGACCGGACCTCGAACATCCGACGCAGCAACTCACGCGGCTGCACCTGTCCGTGCTGCTGCGCGGCCTGCACGTGCAGGATCCGGAACTGGGCGCCTACCAGCTGTCGGCCTTCCTGAACGCGGGCCTGCTGCTGCACCTGCAGGAGCACCGGGGCATGTCGAACGCCCGTCTGGCCGCGTCATGGCGTGCCCTCGTCTCCGCCCTCGCGGCGGACGCAGCTCGCCCCCGCGCTGGGGGCGGGCCCTTGTAG
- a CDS encoding GAF and ANTAR domain-containing protein, protein MEEVPEQMSDSPEAVEDEAMAGPRLHIVADDVDLLPPEAAAARLQDLLVDHPDVHAFLQELAEFTAETLGTQGDTYCGITLQRSVHEQLTVGSSGEKAKAMDEVQYEHDDGPCLHALRVHDEVFIADARTDARWPEFMRHITRNGVGAMFCLPLDLEGSARAALNLYAEDASVFSEEYRRVARAFTVQASQALKLAVRVAQHAATAEDLHAVLQTRTEIDLAVGIIMGQDNCSQKDAFDKMRRASNSRNVKLRVLAAGMVAGLNGTVPRAHFDPS, encoded by the coding sequence GTGGAGGAGGTGCCCGAGCAGATGTCCGACTCCCCTGAGGCAGTCGAGGACGAGGCCATGGCCGGCCCGCGCCTCCACATCGTGGCCGACGACGTCGACCTCCTCCCCCCTGAAGCGGCCGCCGCGCGCCTCCAGGATCTGCTGGTCGATCATCCGGACGTGCACGCGTTCCTGCAGGAGCTGGCCGAGTTCACCGCCGAGACCCTCGGCACCCAGGGCGACACCTACTGCGGCATCACCCTGCAGCGTTCCGTCCACGAGCAGCTCACCGTCGGCAGCAGCGGGGAGAAGGCCAAGGCCATGGACGAGGTGCAGTACGAGCACGACGACGGCCCGTGCCTGCACGCCCTGCGCGTGCACGACGAGGTGTTCATCGCCGATGCCCGCACCGACGCGCGCTGGCCCGAGTTCATGCGCCACATCACGCGGAACGGGGTAGGTGCCATGTTCTGCCTGCCGCTGGATCTCGAGGGGTCGGCGCGTGCGGCCCTCAACCTGTACGCCGAGGACGCCTCCGTGTTCAGCGAGGAGTACCGGAGGGTCGCCCGCGCCTTCACGGTGCAGGCGTCGCAGGCCCTGAAGCTCGCTGTGCGCGTGGCGCAGCACGCCGCGACGGCGGAGGACCTCCACGCCGTGCTGCAGACCCGCACCGAGATCGATCTCGCCGTCGGGATCATCATGGGCCAGGACAACTGCTCGCAGAAGGACGCGTTCGACAAGATGCGGAGGGCCTCGAACTCCCGCAACGTGAAGCTCCGGGTGCTCGCCGCTGGCATGGTCGCCGGGCTGAACGGCACCGTCCCCCGCGCCCACTTCGACCCTTCCTGA
- a CDS encoding alpha-ketoacid dehydrogenase subunit beta yields MATMTIAKAINEGLRASLTQDPRTLLMGEDIGELGGVYRVTDGLKRDFGAMRVVDSPLAESGIIGTAIGLALRGYRPVCEIQFDGFVFPGFNQITTQLAKLRTRSDGMLSAPVVIRIPYGGGIGSVEHHSESPEALFAHTAGLRIITPSNPQDAYWMIQQAVSCEDPVIVFEPKRRYWLKGEVDTSAPAGDPFSAHVLRAGTDATIVAYGPLVPVALAAAAAAEEDGRSVEVIDLRSISPIDFDTVTESVTRTGRLIVAHEAPTFGGIGGEIAARISERAFLSLEAPVIRVGGFHMPYPVARVEEHYLPDIDRILEALDRAFAY; encoded by the coding sequence ATGGCGACGATGACCATCGCGAAGGCCATCAACGAGGGGCTCCGCGCCTCCCTCACGCAGGATCCCAGGACGCTGCTGATGGGGGAGGACATCGGTGAGCTCGGCGGTGTCTACCGCGTGACCGACGGGCTGAAGAGGGATTTCGGGGCGATGCGCGTCGTCGACTCCCCGCTCGCAGAATCCGGCATCATCGGCACGGCGATCGGCCTCGCCCTGCGCGGCTACCGGCCCGTCTGCGAGATCCAGTTCGACGGCTTCGTGTTCCCCGGGTTCAACCAGATCACCACCCAGCTCGCCAAGCTACGCACCCGCAGCGACGGCATGCTGAGCGCACCCGTGGTGATCCGCATCCCCTACGGCGGCGGCATCGGCAGCGTCGAGCACCATTCGGAGTCCCCCGAGGCGCTCTTCGCGCACACCGCAGGGCTCCGGATCATCACACCGTCCAACCCGCAGGACGCCTACTGGATGATCCAGCAGGCGGTCAGCTGCGAGGACCCGGTCATCGTGTTCGAGCCGAAGCGCCGCTACTGGCTCAAGGGCGAGGTGGACACCTCGGCGCCCGCCGGGGACCCGTTCTCCGCGCACGTCCTGCGCGCCGGCACGGACGCGACCATCGTGGCCTACGGCCCGCTCGTCCCCGTGGCCCTCGCCGCGGCCGCGGCGGCGGAGGAGGACGGACGCAGCGTCGAGGTGATCGACCTGCGCTCCATCTCGCCGATCGACTTCGACACGGTCACCGAATCGGTGACCCGCACCGGCCGCCTGATCGTCGCCCACGAGGCGCCGACGTTCGGCGGGATCGGCGGGGAGATCGCCGCACGGATCTCCGAGCGCGCGTTCCTGTCGCTCGAGGCCCCCGTCATCCGTGTCGGCGGGTTCCACATGCCCTACCCCGTGGCCCGCGTCGAAGAGCACTACCTGCCGGACATCGACCGCATCCTCGAGGCACTCGACCGTGCCTTCGCGTACTGA
- a CDS encoding dihydrolipoamide acetyltransferase family protein: MTLKTFNLPDVGEGLTEAEIVQWKVAPGATVAVNDIICEIETAKSLVELSSPYAGTVSELLVAEGETIEVGTPIFAVDDAATRDGSAPGPSAATDGASDRADHAAAPAAAGARSVAPTGDAPVPAPEMPGELAGVQQDGVDATGPGAADPEPSPGPLVGTGPKADAVKRRPRRTPSAAPSASPSSPVTTSATQSAPAPPAPAQPEPHTPAAPSAPPSGAAAGAGAPTEPHPDRSPGAPGRTNPLNQLISRVLAKPPVRKAARDLGINLADVPATGSAGEVTKQDLMSYQSQRDAEQDGADSFWSDRKLLGGGRIERIPVKGVRRATAKAMVQSAFTAPHVSIFVDVDASRTMEFVKRLKASRDFEGIRVSPLLILAKAVIWAAARNPSVNATWAEDEILVKHFMNLGIAAATPRGLMVPNIKDAQDLSLKELALALNDLATTARAGRTQPAQMQGGTLTITNIGALGIDTGTPIINPGEVAIVAFGTIKQKPWVLDGEVIPRWITTLGGSFDHRVVDGDLSARFMADVASILEEPALLLD, translated from the coding sequence ATGACGCTCAAGACGTTCAACCTGCCCGACGTCGGTGAAGGCCTCACCGAGGCAGAGATCGTGCAGTGGAAGGTGGCTCCGGGAGCGACGGTGGCGGTCAACGACATCATCTGCGAGATCGAGACCGCCAAGTCGCTCGTGGAACTCTCCTCGCCCTACGCAGGCACCGTGTCCGAGCTGCTCGTCGCGGAGGGCGAGACCATCGAGGTCGGCACGCCGATCTTCGCCGTCGACGACGCCGCCACCCGGGACGGCAGCGCGCCCGGCCCGTCCGCAGCGACCGACGGCGCATCCGATCGTGCAGACCATGCCGCCGCTCCCGCGGCTGCCGGTGCTCGTTCCGTCGCCCCGACCGGCGACGCCCCGGTCCCCGCGCCCGAGATGCCCGGGGAGCTCGCCGGCGTCCAGCAGGACGGAGTCGATGCCACCGGTCCCGGGGCGGCGGACCCCGAACCCTCGCCCGGTCCACTGGTGGGCACCGGGCCGAAAGCCGACGCCGTGAAGCGCCGTCCGCGCAGGACGCCATCCGCCGCACCGTCCGCGTCGCCCTCGTCGCCCGTCACCACCTCGGCCACCCAGTCCGCCCCCGCACCGCCAGCGCCAGCGCAGCCCGAACCGCACACGCCGGCGGCGCCCAGCGCTCCGCCGTCCGGCGCGGCGGCTGGTGCCGGCGCGCCGACGGAGCCGCACCCCGACCGGTCCCCCGGGGCACCCGGGCGGACCAATCCGCTGAACCAGCTCATCAGCCGCGTGCTCGCGAAGCCGCCCGTCCGCAAGGCCGCACGGGACCTCGGCATCAATCTCGCGGACGTCCCGGCCACCGGGTCCGCGGGCGAGGTCACCAAGCAGGACCTCATGAGCTACCAGTCCCAGCGCGACGCCGAGCAGGACGGCGCGGACTCCTTCTGGTCGGACCGCAAACTCCTCGGGGGCGGCCGCATCGAACGGATCCCGGTCAAGGGCGTCCGCCGGGCGACGGCGAAGGCCATGGTGCAGAGCGCGTTCACGGCACCGCACGTGAGCATCTTCGTCGACGTCGACGCCTCCCGGACCATGGAGTTCGTGAAGCGGCTCAAGGCGTCCCGGGACTTCGAGGGCATCCGCGTCTCGCCGCTGCTGATCCTGGCGAAGGCCGTCATCTGGGCGGCGGCGCGGAACCCCTCCGTCAACGCCACCTGGGCCGAGGACGAGATCCTCGTCAAGCACTTCATGAACCTCGGCATCGCCGCCGCGACACCCCGGGGGCTGATGGTCCCGAACATCAAGGACGCGCAGGACCTCTCGCTGAAGGAGCTGGCCCTCGCCCTCAACGACCTTGCGACCACGGCCCGGGCCGGCAGGACGCAACCGGCCCAGATGCAGGGCGGCACGCTGACGATCACCAACATCGGGGCGCTGGGCATCGATACCGGGACGCCCATCATCAACCCGGGCGAGGTGGCGATCGTGGCCTTCGGCACGATCAAGCAGAAGCCCTGGGTGCTCGACGGGGAGGTCATCCCCCGCTGGATCACCACGCTCGGTGGATCGTTCGACCACCGCGTGGTGGACGGCGACCTGAGCGCACGCTTCATGGCCGACGTCGCGTCGATCCTCGAGGAGCCCGCCCTCCTGCTCGACTAG